TACTCGGGCGCGCTGAGAATCTTTGCCATGCAGGTGCTTGCCGGTCAGCGCCCGTCTGTCTACGAAGACGGCCAGCAAATTCGCGATTTTGTTTACGTGGGCGACGTGGCCCGCGCCAACCTGCTCGTGCTGGAAGACGACCGCGCCAACTATCAGGCCTTCAACGTCGGCGGAGGCCGGGGCGTGACCGTGACCCAGTTTGCTAAGGTGATGGCCGCCGCCGCCGGGCGGCCCGACCTGGAACCAAACATCTCTGGCGAATACCGTTTCGGCGACACCCGCCACATCTTCTCCGACGTGAGCAGGATTCAGGCGCTGGGCTGGGAGGCGCAGGGGAACATCGAGAACAACTGCCGCGAATACCTGGCCTGGGCCAAAGCCCAACCCGACTTCCGCAACTACGCCGACGAAGCGCGGGCCTACATGCAAAAAGTGGGCGCGGTGCGAGGAAGCGAAGGATGAAGGAAAAGGAAAAGGATGAATTATGAAGGATAAAGGATGAACGATGCGCGGATTCATCCTTCATAATTCATAATTTATAATTTCAGAAATGGATTTTATTGACTCTTACCTCTCCGAACTCGAAAAATCCGTCCGCGAGTTGTCGCGCGACGACATGCGTAAAGTGTGCGACGCCTTGATGCTGGCCTGGCGCGAGGAGCGCACGATCTTCATCCTCGGCAACGGCGGGAGCGCGGCCACCGCTTCGCACATGATGAACGACATCAACAAGCTGACGATCACGCCCGGCAAGAAGCGCTTCCGCGCCCTGGCGCTGACGGACAACATGCCGCTGGTGACGGCCTGGGGCAACGACACGTCGTTCGACGTCTGCTTCTCCGAGCCGCTCCGCAACCTGATGCGCCCCGGCGATTACGTCATCGCCGTCTCCACTTCCGGCAACTCGCCCAACCTGCTCAAAGCAGTGGAGGCCGCCCACGAAATCGGCGGCACCGTCATCGCCCTGCTCGGCAATGTCGGCGGCAAGCTGAAGGACATAGCCGACCTCGTCGTCCGCTTCCCCGACGCGCACCAGGGCCGCCAGGAGGACGGGCACGTGATCATGAATCACATCATTGCCGGCGAATTGAAAGAACGAGTGAAGGCAGTGAACAGTAAACAGTAAACAGTGATCAGTCTCACTGCCTACTGTTTACTGCCTACTGCCCACTGCCCACTGTTTACTGTCTACTGATGACTGAACTATCCATCATCATCCCCGCCTACAACGAAGCCAGCCGCATCGGCCCCAGCCTCGAGGCCGTCGTGGCCTATCTGCGCGCCCAACCGCTCACCTGGGAATTGCTGATCGTGGACGACGGCAGTCGTGACAACACTGCCGAATTGGTGATGAAACAA
The genomic region above belongs to Chloroflexota bacterium and contains:
- a CDS encoding SIS domain-containing protein, whose amino-acid sequence is MDFIDSYLSELEKSVRELSRDDMRKVCDALMLAWREERTIFILGNGGSAATASHMMNDINKLTITPGKKRFRALALTDNMPLVTAWGNDTSFDVCFSEPLRNLMRPGDYVIAVSTSGNSPNLLKAVEAAHEIGGTVIALLGNVGGKLKDIADLVVRFPDAHQGRQEDGHVIMNHIIAGELKERVKAVNSKQ